One genomic region from Streptomyces sp. NBC_00582 encodes:
- a CDS encoding DUF6817 domain-containing protein, translating to MTDDAAAAVRTERAEAFLVGLGAEGMAHPGGTLLAHLRRVRDRLAGWGAPAGLQLTGLCHAAYGTDGFPHPLLPLERRGELVEAIGSEAEADVYLYASCDREATYPTLSGPGAPFRDRFTGVTHTPATASLAGFAEVTVANELDLAAQDRAFRERWGGELLALFERFGTLLGPAAREDCRAVLGPADYQ from the coding sequence ATGACGGACGACGCAGCCGCAGCCGTGCGCACCGAACGCGCCGAGGCCTTCCTCGTCGGCCTCGGTGCCGAAGGCATGGCGCACCCCGGCGGCACCCTCCTCGCCCATCTGCGGCGGGTGCGGGACAGGCTCGCCGGCTGGGGTGCCCCGGCCGGCCTCCAGCTGACGGGCCTGTGTCACGCCGCCTACGGCACAGACGGCTTCCCGCACCCCCTGCTGCCGCTGGAGCGCCGAGGCGAGCTCGTCGAGGCGATCGGGTCCGAGGCCGAGGCCGACGTGTATCTGTACGCCTCCTGCGACCGCGAAGCCACCTATCCCACCCTGAGCGGTCCGGGCGCCCCGTTCCGTGATCGCTTCACCGGAGTCACCCACACCCCCGCCACGGCCTCGCTCGCCGGGTTCGCCGAGGTCACCGTCGCCAACGAGCTGGACCTCGCCGCCCAGGACCGGGCCTTCCGGGAGCGGTGGGGCGGGGAGCTGCTCGCCCTGTTCGAGCGGTTCGGCACCCTGCTGGGCCCGGCCGCCCGGGAGGACTGCCGGGCCGTACTGGGGCCCGCCGATTACCA
- a CDS encoding ATP-binding protein — MNSEISTRIPTPISPLGEMTLRLSSTPRGARLARRLTQRQLVEWGHPYDGEANRRAQQIVAELAANAVTHGRVPGRDFELRLLLAAEDALRIEVSDARGDRGLRIVREPDAEGGRGLIVVTVLATAWGVTARDVGKTVWAELTLPGGTT; from the coding sequence GTGAACTCGGAAATCTCCACCCGGATCCCCACCCCGATCTCTCCCCTGGGGGAGATGACCCTGCGGCTCAGCTCCACCCCGCGCGGGGCCCGACTCGCGAGGCGGCTCACGCAGCGGCAGCTCGTGGAGTGGGGCCACCCGTACGACGGTGAGGCCAACCGCAGGGCTCAGCAGATCGTCGCCGAACTCGCCGCCAACGCCGTCACCCACGGCCGCGTCCCCGGCCGGGACTTCGAGCTGCGGCTGCTGCTCGCCGCCGAGGACGCCCTGCGGATCGAGGTGAGCGACGCACGGGGTGACCGCGGGCTGCGGATCGTGCGGGAGCCGGACGCAGAGGGGGGCCGCGGCCTGATCGTCGTCACCGTCCTGGCCACCGCCTGGGGCGTCACCGCGCGCGACGTGGGGAAGACCGTGTGGGCGGAACTGACCCTGCCGGGAGGGACGACATGA
- a CDS encoding helix-turn-helix domain-containing protein, with amino-acid sequence MRQVTEERRPETPAEADGTTGLLTALGKMLKLLRERKGFTQKDFGEMVGYGPDAISAMERGVRTIRPEVLEKADELLEAGGLLLQAVPELREAMAKVRTRHPEWYRSYAALEADAAELHFYANQGVPGLLQTREYALAVFSHRRPLMDEETVEKRVADRLDRQQILDRRPAPVVSYVLEEAVLDRRIGGRQVQAAQLEQLLHIGRMRNVVIQVMPSTAFGHPNMDGAFNLLTPMKHPQVAYVEVQGYPRLITDLLEVRRIAERYGIMRAMAHPPGESRELIEKKLEEL; translated from the coding sequence GTGCGGCAGGTGACCGAGGAGCGCAGGCCGGAGACCCCGGCCGAGGCCGACGGCACGACAGGGCTGCTGACGGCGCTGGGCAAGATGCTGAAGCTGTTGCGGGAGCGGAAGGGGTTCACGCAGAAGGACTTCGGCGAGATGGTCGGATACGGGCCGGACGCCATCTCGGCGATGGAACGGGGCGTACGGACCATCCGACCGGAAGTGCTGGAGAAGGCGGACGAGTTGCTGGAGGCCGGGGGTCTGCTGCTCCAGGCCGTCCCTGAACTGAGGGAGGCGATGGCGAAGGTTCGGACTCGGCATCCGGAGTGGTATCGGAGTTACGCGGCGTTGGAGGCGGACGCAGCTGAGCTGCACTTCTACGCCAACCAAGGCGTGCCGGGGCTATTGCAGACTCGGGAGTACGCGCTGGCGGTGTTCTCCCATCGGCGGCCGCTGATGGATGAGGAGACCGTCGAGAAACGCGTCGCCGACCGGTTGGACCGTCAACAGATCTTGGACCGTCGGCCCGCGCCAGTCGTCAGCTACGTACTCGAAGAGGCTGTGCTGGACCGTCGCATCGGAGGCCGACAGGTCCAGGCAGCACAGTTGGAGCAGTTGCTGCACATTGGCCGTATGCGCAACGTGGTGATTCAGGTGATGCCGAGCACCGCCTTCGGCCATCCCAACATGGACGGTGCGTTCAACTTGCTGACGCCGATGAAGCATCCGCAGGTGGCATACGTAGAGGTCCAGGGCTACCCCCGTTTGATCACTGACCTCTTGGAAGTCCGGAGGATCGCCGAACGCTATGGGATCATGCGGGCAATGGCGCACCCGCCCGGTGAGTCACGGGAGTTGATCGAGAAGAAGCTGGAGGAGCTATGA
- a CDS encoding DUF397 domain-containing protein, which yields MNSENLAWFKSSYSGGEGGECLEVAPSPHTIRIRDSKNLDGPVLSLSPTAWTEFLPHVRK from the coding sequence ATGAACAGCGAGAACCTGGCCTGGTTCAAGTCCAGCTACAGCGGTGGCGAGGGCGGCGAATGCCTCGAAGTCGCCCCCTCCCCCCACACCATCCGCATCCGCGACTCCAAGAACCTCGACGGGCCGGTCCTCTCCCTCTCCCCCACCGCCTGGACCGAGTTCCTCCCGCACGTGAGGAAGTAG
- a CDS encoding GNAT family N-acetyltransferase, which produces MPPKVVRLCPVGEGDLPVLERFLTDPEAAGPFSWFGWADPGRFRRGWAENGLLSPDGGQLMVAAGDDRLGFVAWRKVVTGPASSCWSIGAQLLPEAQGRGIGTEAQRLLIHYLFAHTPVVRIEADTESENLAEQRALEKAGFIREGLARSAVFRDGRWRDVVSYAVLRDDVPRF; this is translated from the coding sequence ATGCCGCCCAAGGTCGTGCGACTGTGTCCCGTGGGTGAGGGCGATCTGCCGGTGCTGGAGCGGTTCCTGACCGATCCCGAGGCCGCAGGGCCGTTCTCGTGGTTCGGCTGGGCCGATCCGGGGCGCTTCCGACGGGGCTGGGCGGAGAACGGGCTGCTCTCTCCCGACGGCGGGCAGCTGATGGTGGCCGCGGGCGACGACCGGCTCGGTTTCGTCGCCTGGCGCAAGGTGGTCACCGGGCCCGCCTCCTCCTGCTGGAGCATAGGCGCCCAGCTGCTGCCGGAGGCCCAGGGCCGCGGGATCGGCACCGAGGCCCAGCGCCTGCTGATCCACTACCTCTTCGCCCACACCCCCGTGGTGCGGATCGAGGCCGACACCGAGTCGGAGAACCTCGCCGAGCAACGCGCCCTGGAGAAGGCCGGCTTCATCCGCGAAGGTCTGGCCCGCAGCGCGGTCTTCCGGGACGGCCGATGGCGTGACGTGGTGTCGTACGCCGTGCTGCGCGACGACGTGCCGCGGTTCTGA
- a CDS encoding AMP-dependent synthetase/ligase, with protein sequence MSTPYATSTDFADAPPALVEPETRRLDGVVREAAVPAFAQPVTHGSLAELPYDNASAAPQAVVLSRKEQDGTWTDITAERFAAQVHAVAKGLIAEGLMPGDRIAIMARTTYEWTLLDFAAWAAGLVTVPIYPTSSVFQTRWILQDSGAVALVTETLGQAAALGPERDRLPDLQHMWVMEKGHVDRLGEAGVHVPDGEVAVRRGVLGPDTLATLIYTSGTTGRPKGCALTHGNFFAEVDNAIELLYPVFKAQDGSKADELSVLLFLPMSHVFGRMVAIACIRARVRLGHAPSLKADELLPDLAAFRPTCLLSIPYMLEKVFNTARAKAEAGGRLTTFDRAVSVARRYGEAVEAQKTGTGSGPGAALRAARTFYDPLVYRRIRAAMGGRVRHAICGGSPLGRRLSSFYLGAGIEIYEGYGLTETTGASTVTPPLKPRLGTVGWPLPGTKIRIAADGEILIAGDHVLRGYWDPAAGGVVPAAPDGWLPTGDIGELDDEGYLTITGRKKEMIITAGGKSVAPAPLENWLRSHPLISQALVLGDDRPYVSALLTLDPDGLTHWRTMNGKHPVPAELLIGDEELNAVLQRAIDEANKLVSRPESIRRFTVLPVDFTETAGHLTPSMKLRRETILRDFSEQVEGLYAQ encoded by the coding sequence GTGTCCACGCCCTACGCCACCTCGACCGACTTCGCCGACGCTCCCCCCGCCCTCGTGGAACCGGAGACGCGCCGGCTGGACGGTGTCGTACGGGAAGCCGCCGTACCGGCGTTCGCCCAGCCGGTCACCCACGGCTCGCTCGCCGAGCTGCCCTACGACAACGCCTCCGCCGCCCCGCAGGCCGTGGTCCTCAGCCGCAAGGAGCAGGACGGCACCTGGACCGACATCACGGCGGAACGCTTCGCCGCCCAGGTGCACGCGGTGGCCAAGGGACTGATCGCGGAAGGGCTGATGCCGGGCGACCGGATCGCCATCATGGCCCGTACGACGTACGAGTGGACGCTGCTCGACTTCGCCGCCTGGGCGGCCGGCCTGGTCACCGTCCCCATCTACCCGACCTCCTCCGTCTTCCAGACCCGCTGGATCCTCCAGGACTCCGGCGCGGTCGCCCTCGTCACCGAGACCCTCGGCCAGGCCGCAGCCCTCGGACCCGAGCGCGACCGGCTGCCCGACCTCCAGCACATGTGGGTGATGGAGAAGGGCCACGTCGACCGGCTGGGCGAGGCCGGCGTCCACGTCCCCGACGGCGAAGTCGCCGTCCGGCGCGGGGTGCTGGGACCCGACACCCTCGCCACCCTCATCTACACCTCCGGCACCACCGGCCGCCCCAAGGGCTGCGCGCTCACCCACGGCAACTTCTTCGCCGAGGTCGACAACGCGATCGAACTCCTCTACCCCGTCTTCAAGGCGCAGGACGGCTCAAAAGCCGACGAACTCTCCGTCCTGCTCTTCCTCCCCATGTCCCATGTCTTCGGCCGGATGGTGGCGATCGCCTGCATCCGCGCCCGGGTCCGCCTCGGCCACGCCCCGAGCCTGAAGGCCGACGAACTCCTCCCGGACCTCGCCGCCTTCAGACCCACCTGTCTCCTCTCCATCCCCTACATGCTGGAGAAGGTCTTCAACACGGCCCGGGCGAAGGCCGAGGCGGGCGGCCGCCTCACCACCTTCGACCGGGCCGTCTCCGTCGCCCGCCGCTACGGCGAGGCCGTCGAGGCCCAGAAGACCGGCACCGGCTCCGGCCCCGGCGCCGCCCTGCGCGCCGCCCGCACCTTCTACGACCCGCTCGTCTACCGCCGGATCCGCGCCGCGATGGGCGGCCGGGTCCGCCACGCCATCTGCGGCGGCTCCCCGCTGGGCCGCCGGCTGTCCTCCTTCTACCTCGGCGCGGGCATCGAGATCTACGAGGGCTACGGCCTCACGGAGACGACGGGCGCCTCCACGGTGACCCCACCCCTCAAACCCCGCCTCGGCACGGTCGGCTGGCCGCTCCCCGGCACGAAGATCCGCATAGCCGCCGACGGCGAGATCCTCATCGCCGGCGACCACGTCCTGCGCGGCTACTGGGACCCGGCGGCGGGCGGAGTCGTCCCCGCCGCCCCCGACGGCTGGCTGCCGACCGGCGACATAGGCGAACTCGACGACGAGGGCTACCTGACCATCACCGGCCGCAAAAAGGAAATGATCATCACGGCGGGCGGCAAGAGCGTGGCCCCGGCCCCCCTGGAGAACTGGCTGCGCTCCCACCCCCTGATCTCCCAGGCCCTGGTCCTCGGCGACGACCGGCCCTATGTCTCCGCGCTCCTCACCCTCGACCCCGACGGCCTCACCCACTGGCGCACCATGAACGGCAAACACCCCGTGCCGGCGGAGCTGTTGATCGGCGACGAGGAACTCAACGCCGTACTCCAGCGCGCGATCGACGAGGCCAACAAACTCGTCTCCCGCCCGGAGTCGATCCGCCGCTTCACCGTCCTCCCGGTGGACTTCACCGAGACGGCCGGCCACCTCACCCCCTCGATGAAACTCCGCCGCGAGACGATCCTGCGGGACTTCTCGGAACAGGTGGAGGGGTTGTACGCGCAGTAG
- a CDS encoding acetyl-CoA C-acetyltransferase encodes MSTPEPSKASTSEPSKVTYLRGARKPAHEPPRARRVAVLGGSRTPFARSDGPYATASNQEMLTAAVNGLALRYGLDVPGVVGEVVAGAVLKHSRDFNLTRETVLGSRLDPRTPAYDIQQACGTGLQAVIAAANKIALGQTESAIAGGADTASDAPLGVNDSLRRILLQARRARSTVGRLKALAQIRPGHLVPDVPRNAEPRTGLSMGEHAAVTARAWGIEREAQDELAAASHQRLAAAYERGFFGDLVVPFRDLTRDQNLRPDSTVEKLAALKPVFGTDGPNPTMTAGNSTPLTDGAAVVLLASEEWAETRGLEPLAYLTVYETAAVDFVHGDVGKGEDGLLMAPAHAVPRMLERAGLGIEDFDLVEVHEAFASQVLATLAAWEKQGLAPVDRDKLNVAGSSLATGHPFAATGARIVATLAKLLAERGVPGRGLISICAAGGQGVTAVLERP; translated from the coding sequence ATGAGTACCCCGGAGCCGTCGAAGGCGAGTACGTCGGAGCCGTCGAAGGTGACCTATCTGAGAGGCGCGCGGAAACCCGCCCACGAACCCCCGCGCGCCCGCCGCGTCGCGGTCCTCGGCGGCAGCCGGACCCCCTTCGCCCGCTCCGACGGCCCGTACGCCACCGCCTCCAACCAGGAGATGCTGACGGCGGCGGTCAACGGCCTCGCCCTCCGCTACGGACTCGACGTGCCCGGCGTCGTCGGCGAGGTGGTGGCCGGCGCCGTCCTCAAGCACAGCCGGGACTTCAACCTCACCCGCGAGACCGTCCTCGGCTCCAGGCTCGACCCGCGCACCCCCGCCTACGACATCCAGCAGGCCTGCGGCACCGGCCTCCAGGCCGTCATCGCCGCCGCCAACAAGATCGCCCTCGGGCAGACCGAGTCGGCGATCGCCGGCGGCGCCGACACCGCCAGCGACGCCCCTCTCGGCGTCAACGACTCGCTCCGCCGCATCCTGCTCCAGGCCCGGCGCGCCCGATCGACCGTCGGCCGCCTCAAGGCGCTCGCGCAGATCCGCCCCGGCCACCTCGTCCCCGACGTCCCGCGCAACGCCGAGCCGCGCACCGGCCTCTCCATGGGCGAGCACGCGGCGGTCACCGCCCGCGCCTGGGGCATCGAGCGCGAGGCCCAGGACGAACTGGCGGCGGCCAGCCACCAGCGCCTGGCGGCCGCGTACGAACGGGGCTTCTTCGGGGATCTGGTCGTCCCGTTCCGCGACCTGACCCGTGATCAGAACCTCCGCCCGGACTCCACCGTGGAGAAACTCGCGGCGCTGAAGCCGGTGTTCGGCACCGACGGCCCCAACCCCACCATGACGGCGGGCAATTCGACGCCGCTCACCGACGGCGCGGCGGTCGTGCTGCTCGCCTCCGAGGAGTGGGCCGAGACCCGGGGCCTGGAACCGCTCGCCTATCTGACCGTGTACGAGACGGCGGCCGTCGACTTCGTCCACGGCGATGTCGGGAAGGGCGAGGACGGCCTGCTGATGGCCCCCGCCCACGCCGTCCCGCGCATGCTGGAGCGGGCCGGCCTCGGGATCGAGGACTTCGACCTGGTGGAGGTCCACGAGGCCTTCGCCTCCCAGGTGCTGGCCACGCTCGCCGCCTGGGAGAAGCAGGGACTGGCCCCGGTGGACCGGGACAAGCTCAACGTCGCCGGCTCCTCCCTCGCCACCGGGCACCCCTTCGCGGCCACCGGCGCCCGGATCGTGGCGACCCTGGCGAAGCTGCTCGCCGAACGGGGCGTCCCCGGACGGGGGTTGATATCCATCTGTGCGGCGGGCGGGCAGGGCGTCACGGCCGTGCTCGAACGCCCCTGA
- a CDS encoding 3-oxoacyl-ACP reductase, with amino-acid sequence MADRYLSFTATAPGRFLTRRLGLPQPAALRRWSPEHPFLTGDLVHLTAGTSTLDLTPVLARTGLPLGTADPAAVVLDATGVRDVDTLAEVHAALHPVVRSVAASGRIVVLGSPLDADDDHHRAAAQQALEGFTRSLGKEIGRGRTVNLLRLTDAGAAESTLRFLLSPKSAYVSGQVIGVGAGEAVVYDFPDRPLAGRTALVTGGARGIGEAVAETLARDGAEVVVLDVPQAESDARRVAERLGGRALTLDVTAADAGERIAAELPDGLDVLIHNAGVTRDRRLVNMPAERWSSVLDVNLGSVLRTTDALLAKGILRPGGRIVATASIAGLAGNAGQTNYGASKAGVAGLVRALAPRALDTHGVTVNAVAPGFIETRMTAAVPLFIREAGRRMNSLAQGGLPADVAETTAWLAHPASGAVNGQVVRVCGQSLLGA; translated from the coding sequence ATGGCCGACCGCTATCTGAGTTTCACCGCCACCGCACCCGGCCGTTTCCTCACCCGCCGGCTCGGCCTTCCGCAACCGGCGGCGCTCAGGCGCTGGTCCCCCGAACATCCGTTCCTCACAGGCGACTTGGTTCACCTTACGGCCGGAACGTCCACCCTCGACCTCACACCGGTCCTCGCCCGCACCGGCCTCCCCCTCGGCACGGCCGATCCCGCGGCCGTCGTCCTCGACGCGACCGGCGTCCGGGACGTCGACACCCTCGCCGAGGTGCACGCGGCCCTGCACCCGGTCGTCCGGTCCGTCGCGGCGAGCGGCCGGATCGTCGTCCTCGGCTCCCCCCTGGACGCCGACGACGACCACCACCGGGCGGCCGCGCAGCAGGCCCTGGAGGGCTTCACCCGCTCGCTCGGCAAGGAGATCGGCCGCGGGCGGACCGTGAACCTCCTGCGCCTCACCGACGCCGGCGCCGCCGAGTCGACCCTGCGCTTCCTCCTCTCGCCCAAGTCGGCCTACGTCAGCGGCCAGGTGATCGGGGTCGGGGCCGGGGAAGCGGTCGTGTACGACTTCCCGGACCGGCCCCTCGCGGGCCGCACCGCCCTCGTCACCGGCGGCGCGCGCGGCATCGGCGAGGCCGTCGCCGAGACCCTGGCCCGGGACGGCGCCGAGGTCGTCGTCCTCGATGTGCCGCAGGCCGAGTCGGACGCGCGGCGGGTGGCGGAGCGGCTGGGCGGGCGGGCCCTGACGCTCGACGTCACGGCCGCCGACGCGGGCGAGCGGATCGCCGCCGAACTCCCCGACGGGCTCGACGTGCTGATCCACAACGCGGGTGTCACCCGGGATCGCCGGCTGGTCAACATGCCCGCCGAGCGCTGGAGTTCGGTTCTCGACGTCAACCTCGGGAGCGTGCTGCGCACCACCGACGCCCTGCTCGCCAAGGGCATCCTCCGGCCGGGCGGGCGGATCGTGGCGACCGCCTCCATCGCCGGGCTCGCGGGCAACGCGGGGCAGACGAACTACGGCGCGAGCAAGGCGGGCGTGGCGGGACTGGTCCGAGCCCTCGCACCGCGCGCGCTCGACACGCACGGGGTGACCGTGAACGCGGTCGCGCCCGGCTTCATCGAGACCCGGATGACGGCCGCCGTACCGCTGTTCATCCGGGAGGCGGGCCGCCGGATGAACTCCCTCGCGCAAGGAGGGCTGCCCGCCGACGTCGCCGAGACCACCGCCTGGCTCGCGCACCCGGCGTCCGGCGCGGTCAACGGACAGGTCGTACGGGTGTGCGGCCAGAGCCTGCTGGGGGCGTGA
- a CDS encoding MaoC family dehydratase, producing the protein MAAVTTLSSSPALGPLLARGALRSPFKRPRPGVGFSGHRLVLPGLRVDLGTLAAYERVCGFPTGEDSLPVTYPHVLGFPLAMSIMSGRDFPLPLLGLVHTSIDITRHRALPVTGTYALTVHVDRLVPHRRGTEACVVTELRGKDAEVVWESTSTYLARHRTEPAPKPAAPEPENSPLPLPLLDEWRLGADVGRRYGAASGDRNPIHLHPLTARLFGFPRAIAHGMWTVARCLAAHGTPPAVRTRAEFRAPVLLPDTVAFASDGVRFELRGTGAAAARLHVRGRVDRLRF; encoded by the coding sequence ATGGCGGCGGTGACGACCCTCTCCTCCTCGCCCGCGCTCGGGCCCCTGCTCGCCCGCGGGGCCCTGCGGTCGCCGTTCAAACGACCCCGGCCCGGCGTCGGGTTCTCCGGCCACCGGCTCGTCCTGCCCGGCCTGCGGGTCGACCTGGGCACACTGGCCGCCTACGAACGCGTGTGCGGCTTCCCGACCGGTGAGGACTCCCTGCCGGTCACCTATCCCCATGTGCTGGGCTTCCCGCTGGCCATGAGCATCATGAGCGGCCGGGACTTCCCGCTCCCGCTGCTCGGTCTGGTGCACACCTCGATCGACATCACCCGCCATCGCGCACTGCCGGTCACGGGCACGTACGCGCTCACCGTGCACGTCGACCGGCTGGTCCCGCACCGGCGCGGCACGGAGGCGTGCGTGGTCACGGAGCTGCGCGGGAAGGACGCGGAGGTGGTGTGGGAGTCGACCAGCACCTATCTGGCCCGGCACCGCACGGAGCCCGCGCCGAAGCCCGCCGCGCCGGAGCCGGAGAACTCCCCCCTGCCCCTCCCCCTTCTCGACGAGTGGCGGCTCGGCGCCGACGTCGGCCGGCGCTACGGGGCCGCCTCCGGCGACCGCAACCCCATCCACCTCCACCCGCTCACCGCCCGCCTGTTCGGCTTCCCGCGCGCCATCGCCCACGGCATGTGGACGGTGGCCCGCTGTCTCGCCGCCCACGGCACCCCGCCGGCCGTGCGGACCCGGGCGGAGTTCCGGGCGCCGGTGCTGCTGCCGGACACGGTGGCGTTCGCCTCCGACGGCGTACGGTTCGAGCTGCGCGGGACGGGAGCGGCGGCGGCGCGGCTCCATGTGCGGGGGCGGGTGGACCGGCTCAGGTTCTGA
- a CDS encoding TetR/AcrR family transcriptional regulator → MGAVKTKRMPRAVREQQMLDAAVEIFGQRGYMAASMDEIAELAGVSKPLVYLYLNSKDDLFTACIRREARALVDAVRSGVRTDLPADRQLWDGLLAFFAHTAAHPHAWSVVHLQARTHGEAFAAEAAAMREEIVAFVTQLIAVGAREAHRDPDLPEREVAGLAEALVGAAESLAVWANATEGVTARQAAATLMNFAWAGLGDLTQGRSWSPPPTVET, encoded by the coding sequence ATGGGTGCCGTGAAGACCAAACGGATGCCACGCGCGGTCCGTGAGCAGCAGATGCTGGACGCCGCCGTGGAGATCTTCGGGCAGCGGGGGTACATGGCCGCGTCCATGGACGAGATCGCCGAACTGGCGGGCGTCTCCAAGCCGTTGGTGTATCTGTACCTGAACTCCAAGGACGATCTCTTCACCGCCTGCATCCGCCGTGAGGCGCGGGCGCTGGTGGACGCGGTGCGCTCCGGCGTCCGCACCGACCTGCCGGCCGACCGTCAACTCTGGGACGGTCTGCTCGCGTTCTTCGCACACACCGCCGCCCATCCGCACGCCTGGTCCGTCGTGCACCTCCAGGCCCGCACCCACGGTGAGGCGTTCGCCGCCGAGGCCGCGGCGATGCGTGAGGAGATCGTCGCGTTCGTCACCCAGCTCATAGCGGTGGGGGCCCGCGAGGCCCACCGTGACCCGGACCTTCCCGAGCGCGAGGTCGCCGGGCTCGCCGAGGCCCTCGTCGGTGCCGCCGAGTCCCTCGCCGTGTGGGCCAACGCCACCGAGGGCGTCACGGCACGGCAGGCGGCGGCCACCCTGATGAACTTCGCGTGGGCCGGACTGGGGGATCTGACGCAGGGGCGGTCCTGGTCCCCGCCGCCCACGGTCGAGACATGA
- a CDS encoding DUF4229 domain-containing protein: protein MLRYTLMRLGVFAGCLVVVWGLVYSGVLPRGLGDSNGMWVVLLALIVSGPISFVVLRKERDRASVTVVQRVDRMKANLDANRSQEDEAVDAAEAQSHAQGQTS, encoded by the coding sequence ATGCTCCGCTACACGCTGATGCGCCTCGGCGTCTTCGCCGGCTGCCTCGTGGTCGTCTGGGGCCTGGTCTACTCCGGTGTCCTGCCCCGCGGCCTCGGCGACTCCAACGGCATGTGGGTCGTCCTGCTCGCGCTGATCGTCTCCGGGCCCATCAGCTTCGTCGTCCTGCGCAAGGAGCGCGACCGCGCCTCGGTGACCGTCGTACAGCGCGTGGACCGGATGAAGGCCAACCTGGACGCCAACCGCTCCCAGGAGGACGAGGCGGTCGACGCGGCCGAGGCCCAGTCCCACGCCCAGGGGCAGACTTCCTGA
- a CDS encoding GNAT family N-acetyltransferase, whose product MALTFTLDPAVTPALRDGVLDLWTDVTNAGGAVGFVAPVRREEVRPDLVRHLVAMAEGRHRLLVGHDEQGQVAATAFFAFNTHRLQTHWVWLYTVMVHPRHQGRGHGRDLMAAAADAARGFDGIDAIRLGCRGGLGLERFYGSCGYKEVGRVPGAIRVAPGDDRDDITMLLSLT is encoded by the coding sequence GTGGCCCTTACCTTCACTCTCGACCCGGCCGTCACCCCCGCCCTGCGGGACGGTGTCCTCGATCTGTGGACGGACGTCACCAACGCCGGCGGGGCCGTCGGGTTCGTGGCACCGGTGCGGCGGGAGGAGGTGCGGCCGGACCTGGTGAGACACCTCGTGGCGATGGCCGAGGGACGCCACCGGCTGCTCGTGGGGCACGACGAGCAGGGGCAGGTCGCCGCCACCGCCTTCTTCGCCTTCAACACGCACCGGCTGCAGACCCATTGGGTGTGGCTGTACACGGTGATGGTCCATCCGCGCCACCAGGGCAGAGGCCACGGCCGTGACCTGATGGCGGCCGCCGCCGACGCGGCCCGCGGCTTCGACGGCATCGACGCGATCCGCCTCGGCTGCCGGGGCGGACTCGGCCTGGAGCGGTTCTACGGCTCCTGCGGCTACAAGGAGGTCGGCCGGGTCCCCGGCGCCATCCGGGTCGCCCCCGGCGACGACCGCGACGACATCACCATGCTGCTGTCTCTCACCTGA
- a CDS encoding UdgX family uracil-DNA binding protein (This protein belongs to the uracil DNA glycosylase superfamily, members of which act in excision repair of DNA. However, it belongs more specifically to UdgX branch, whose founding member was found to bind uracil in DNA (where it does not belong), without cleaving it, appears to promote DNA repair by a pathway involving RecA, rather than base excision.): MVTTRAPEDAYTAAPFVPGQGGLTALRRAAADCKGCPLHRNATQTVFGTGSAHARVMLVGEQPGDQEDRRGRPFVGPAGKLLDRALQEAGLDPADAYVTNAVKHFKFTRAEPRKRRIHKAPTLREMTACGPWLAAELAVVGPELIVVLGATAGKALLGSSFRVTEVRGTVLEEEIHGRRERLVPTVHPSSVLRAEDREAAYQGLVADLKVAARVLGQGTSVPP, encoded by the coding sequence ATGGTCACCACCCGAGCTCCCGAGGACGCCTACACGGCAGCCCCCTTCGTCCCCGGCCAGGGAGGCCTCACCGCCCTGCGCCGGGCAGCGGCCGACTGCAAGGGCTGCCCCCTGCACCGAAACGCCACCCAGACGGTCTTCGGCACGGGCTCCGCCCACGCCCGGGTGATGCTCGTCGGCGAGCAGCCCGGAGACCAGGAGGACCGCCGGGGCAGACCGTTCGTCGGTCCCGCCGGCAAGCTCCTCGACCGGGCCCTCCAGGAGGCCGGCCTGGACCCGGCGGACGCGTACGTCACGAACGCCGTCAAGCACTTCAAGTTCACCCGGGCCGAACCCCGCAAGCGCCGTATCCACAAGGCCCCCACCCTGCGTGAGATGACCGCGTGCGGGCCCTGGCTCGCGGCCGAGCTCGCGGTCGTCGGGCCCGAGCTGATCGTCGTCCTCGGCGCCACCGCCGGAAAGGCGCTGCTCGGCTCCTCGTTCCGGGTGACCGAGGTACGCGGGACCGTCCTGGAGGAGGAGATCCACGGGCGACGGGAGCGGCTGGTGCCGACCGTGCACCCGTCGTCCGTCCTGCGCGCCGAGGACCGCGAGGCCGCCTACCAGGGGCTGGTCGCGGACCTGAAGGTGGCGGCACGGGTTCTGGGGCAGGGCACGAGCGTCCCGCCGTAA